In bacterium, a single genomic region encodes these proteins:
- the hypF gene encoding carbamoyltransferase HypF produces the protein MTRQRQRQRLRVDGVVQGVGFRPFVFNLAESLGLAGHVANDSEGVILEIEGDPAGLAAFRRRLEAEAPPLARIESVAAEPVPAVGAEGFAILPSRDSPGTSTCVPADSALCADCRREILDPGDRRHRYAFTNCTNCGPRWTIIGRIPYDRPFTSMSPFAMCPDCAREYHDPHDRRFHAQPNACPACGPRLRLEGEGVDPAADPLREAARLLIAGRILAVKGLGGFHLAARADDQAAVLWLRARKGREAKPLALMVADLDAARELAHAGEEEAALLASPQAPIVLLERRADAALAPAVAPGHRRLGVMLAYTPLHLLLLAEVRALGAGALVMTSGNAGDEPICLGDDEARARLVDIADAWLLHDRAILRRADDSVVEVVGRRALLHRRSRGYAPLPVLLGGSGAPVLAVGPELKNTVCLLKENRAFLSPHVGDLQNLAAYGFFKESVRTLQELLECEPETIAHDLHPGYLSTRWAQEQARDAGKRLIAVQHHHAHLAAVLAEHGHPEPALGLILDGTGYGTDGTIWGGEILAGNAAACTRVGHLSCVPLPGGDAAIRHPRRIALSHLRAAFGDELPDLPFLADQETAVVLRMVDGGVHSPLTSSCGRLFDAVAALTGGWREVRYEAQAAIELTALTTCAAVEAARPFAWEIDEAGDGLLLPCGPIIRGAVAAVRAGADAAEVSARFHRTLLDLLVEASRRASRLTGLRTVALGGGSFQNGILAALLPPRLEAAGLRPLLPRELPPNDGAVSLGQAAVARAGLA, from the coding sequence ATGACGCGGCAGCGGCAGCGGCAACGGCTCCGCGTCGACGGCGTCGTGCAGGGCGTGGGCTTCCGGCCCTTCGTCTTCAACCTGGCCGAGAGCCTCGGCCTGGCCGGCCACGTCGCCAACGACAGCGAGGGCGTGATCCTCGAGATCGAGGGCGACCCCGCCGGTCTCGCGGCGTTCCGCCGCCGGCTCGAGGCCGAAGCGCCGCCCCTGGCCCGCATCGAGTCGGTCGCCGCCGAGCCGGTCCCCGCCGTCGGCGCCGAGGGGTTCGCCATCCTGCCGAGCCGCGACTCGCCGGGCACCTCGACCTGCGTGCCGGCCGACAGCGCCCTGTGCGCCGACTGCCGCCGCGAGATCCTGGACCCGGGCGACCGCCGCCACCGCTACGCCTTCACCAACTGCACCAACTGCGGCCCGCGCTGGACGATCATCGGGCGCATCCCCTACGACCGCCCCTTCACCAGCATGTCGCCCTTCGCGATGTGCCCCGACTGCGCCCGCGAGTACCACGACCCCCACGACCGCCGCTTCCACGCCCAGCCCAACGCCTGCCCCGCCTGCGGGCCGCGGCTGCGCCTGGAGGGCGAGGGCGTCGATCCCGCCGCTGACCCGCTGCGCGAAGCCGCCCGCCTGCTGATCGCGGGCCGCATCCTCGCGGTCAAGGGGCTCGGCGGCTTCCACCTGGCCGCGCGCGCCGACGACCAGGCGGCCGTGCTCTGGCTGCGCGCGCGCAAGGGACGCGAGGCGAAGCCGCTGGCGCTGATGGTCGCGGACCTCGACGCGGCGCGGGAGCTGGCGCACGCCGGCGAGGAGGAGGCGGCGCTGCTGGCCTCGCCGCAGGCGCCGATCGTCCTGCTGGAGCGCCGCGCGGACGCCGCGCTCGCCCCCGCCGTCGCGCCCGGCCACCGCCGGCTCGGCGTGATGCTCGCCTACACGCCCCTGCACCTGCTGCTGCTGGCAGAGGTCCGGGCCCTCGGCGCCGGCGCGCTGGTGATGACCTCGGGCAACGCCGGCGACGAGCCCATCTGCCTCGGCGACGACGAGGCCCGCGCGCGCCTCGTGGACATCGCCGACGCCTGGCTGCTGCACGACCGGGCCATCCTGCGCCGCGCGGACGATTCGGTGGTCGAGGTCGTCGGCCGCCGAGCGCTCCTGCACCGCCGCAGCCGCGGCTACGCGCCCCTGCCGGTGCTGCTCGGCGGGAGCGGCGCGCCGGTCCTCGCGGTCGGACCGGAGCTGAAGAACACCGTCTGCCTGCTGAAGGAGAACCGCGCCTTCCTGTCGCCCCACGTCGGCGACCTGCAGAACCTGGCGGCCTACGGCTTCTTCAAGGAATCGGTCCGCACGCTGCAGGAGCTGCTCGAGTGCGAGCCCGAGACGATCGCCCACGACCTGCATCCCGGCTACCTCAGCACGCGGTGGGCGCAGGAGCAGGCCCGCGACGCCGGCAAGCGCCTGATCGCGGTGCAGCACCACCACGCCCATCTGGCCGCCGTCCTGGCCGAGCACGGGCACCCGGAGCCGGCCCTCGGCCTGATCCTCGACGGCACCGGCTACGGCACCGACGGCACGATCTGGGGCGGCGAGATCCTCGCCGGGAACGCGGCCGCCTGCACGCGCGTGGGCCACCTGTCGTGCGTGCCGCTGCCCGGCGGCGACGCCGCGATCCGCCACCCCCGGCGCATCGCGCTGAGCCACCTGCGCGCGGCGTTCGGCGACGAGTTGCCGGATCTGCCCTTCCTCGCGGACCAGGAGACGGCGGTCGTGCTGCGGATGGTGGACGGCGGCGTCCACTCCCCGCTCACCAGCAGCTGCGGCCGGCTGTTCGACGCCGTGGCGGCGTTGACCGGCGGCTGGCGCGAGGTCCGCTACGAGGCCCAGGCGGCGATCGAGCTGACGGCCCTGACCACGTGCGCCGCGGTCGAAGCCGCCCGGCCCTTCGCCTGGGAGATCGACGAGGCGGGCGACGGCCTGCTGCTGCCCTGCGGGCCGATCATCCGCGGCGCCGTCGCCGCCGTGCGGGCCGGGGCGGACGCCGCCGAGGTCAGCGCGCGCTTCCACCGCACCCTGCTGGACCTGCTCGTCGAGGCGTCCCGGCGCGCTTCGCGGCTGACCGGGCTGCGCACGGTCGCCCTGGGCGGCGGCAGCTTCCAGAACGGGATCCTGGCCGCCCTGCTGCCGCCGCGGCTGGAGGCCGCCGGCCTGCGACCCCTGCTGCCGCGGGAACTGCCGCCCAACGACGGGGCGGTGTCGCTCGGCCAGGCCGCCGTGGCGCGGGCCGGGCTCGCGTGA
- a CDS encoding HypC/HybG/HupF family hydrogenase formation chaperone, whose product MCLAVPGQVIEIYQENGLPMGRIDYAGVVGAACLAYTPEAVEGSWVIVHAGFALQVLDEAEAAASLATLSELNELIEADSLPDVADDADRDGKLP is encoded by the coding sequence ATGTGCCTCGCCGTACCCGGCCAGGTGATCGAGATCTACCAGGAGAACGGCCTGCCGATGGGCCGCATCGACTACGCCGGCGTCGTCGGCGCGGCCTGCCTGGCCTACACGCCCGAGGCCGTCGAGGGTTCGTGGGTCATCGTGCACGCGGGCTTCGCCCTGCAGGTGCTCGACGAGGCGGAGGCCGCGGCCTCCCTGGCCACGCTCTCGGAACTCAACGAGCTGATCGAAGCCGACAGCCTGCCGGACGTCGCCGACGACGCCGACCGCGACGGGAAGCTCCCGTGA
- the hypD gene encoding hydrogenase formation protein HypD — protein sequence MRFLQEYRDPTPCRALLARIAAAATRPWAIMEICGGQTHAILRHGLDQMLPPSLTLVHGPGCPVCVTPLETIDRALAIAARPGVIFTSFGDMLRVPGSRDDLMRVKSRGGDVRFVDSPLEALQLARRHPDREVVFLAVGFETTAPGNAMAVRQAAREGLTNFSELVSHVLVPPAMAAILGAPANRVQGFLAAGHVCAVMGWREYEPLAARFGVPIVPTGFEPVDLLQGILSCVEMLERGEAGVENRYARIVKRDGNPAARAVVDEVFEVCDRPWRGIGVIPGSGLRLRAAYAAYDAERRFDVGDIAPQEPRECISGEILQGVKKPDQCAAFGKACTPATPLGATMVSSEGACAAYWKYHRRNP from the coding sequence GTGAGGTTCCTGCAGGAGTACCGCGACCCGACGCCGTGCCGCGCGCTGCTGGCGCGCATCGCCGCGGCGGCGACGCGCCCGTGGGCGATCATGGAGATCTGCGGCGGCCAGACGCACGCCATCCTGCGCCACGGGCTCGACCAGATGCTGCCGCCCTCGCTGACCCTGGTCCACGGCCCCGGCTGCCCTGTCTGCGTGACCCCGCTCGAGACGATCGACCGCGCGCTGGCCATCGCCGCGCGACCCGGCGTGATCTTCACCTCCTTCGGCGACATGCTGCGCGTGCCCGGTTCGCGGGACGACCTGATGCGGGTCAAGTCCCGCGGCGGCGACGTGCGCTTCGTCGACTCGCCGCTCGAGGCGCTCCAGCTGGCCCGCCGCCACCCCGACCGCGAGGTCGTGTTCCTGGCCGTGGGCTTCGAGACCACCGCGCCGGGCAACGCCATGGCGGTGCGGCAGGCGGCGCGCGAGGGGCTGACGAACTTCAGCGAGCTGGTCAGCCACGTGCTGGTGCCGCCGGCGATGGCCGCCATCCTCGGCGCGCCCGCCAACCGGGTGCAGGGCTTCCTGGCCGCCGGCCACGTCTGCGCCGTGATGGGCTGGCGGGAGTACGAGCCGCTGGCCGCGCGTTTCGGCGTGCCGATCGTGCCGACGGGCTTCGAGCCGGTCGACCTGCTGCAGGGGATCCTGAGCTGCGTGGAGATGCTGGAGCGGGGCGAGGCGGGCGTCGAGAACCGCTACGCCCGCATCGTGAAGCGCGACGGCAACCCGGCCGCGCGCGCCGTGGTGGACGAGGTCTTCGAGGTCTGCGACCGCCCCTGGCGCGGCATCGGCGTCATCCCCGGCAGCGGCCTGCGCCTGCGCGCCGCGTACGCCGCCTACGACGCCGAACGGCGCTTCGACGTGGGCGACATCGCGCCGCAGGAACCGCGGGAGTGCATCAGCGGCGAGATCCTGCAGGGCGTGAAGAAGCCCGACCAGTGCGCCGCCTTCGGCAAGGCCTGCACGCCCGCCACGCCCCTGGGCGCCACCATGGTCTCGAGCGAGGGCGCCTGCGCCGCCTACTGGAAGTACCACCGGAGGAACCCGTGA
- a CDS encoding AIR synthase related protein, with translation MSDAPDFDGLSCLAPLTGHDTVQLAHGAGGRLSAELIDAHVLPRFRNDLLAKLEDQAVFTLPPGRVAFSTDTFVVTPLEFPGGDIGDLAVNGTVNDVAMSGARPLYLSVGLVLEEGLPLALLDRILGSMERAARAAGVIVVTGDTKVVDRG, from the coding sequence GTGAGCGACGCCCCCGACTTCGACGGCCTGTCCTGCCTGGCGCCCCTGACCGGCCACGACACCGTGCAACTGGCGCACGGCGCCGGCGGGCGGCTGTCGGCCGAGCTGATCGACGCGCACGTGCTGCCGCGCTTCCGCAACGACCTGCTGGCGAAGCTCGAGGACCAGGCCGTGTTCACGCTGCCGCCCGGCCGCGTCGCCTTCTCCACCGACACCTTCGTGGTCACGCCGCTGGAGTTCCCGGGCGGCGACATCGGCGACCTGGCCGTCAACGGCACCGTCAACGACGTGGCCATGAGCGGCGCGCGCCCGCTCTACCTGAGCGTGGGCCTGGTGCTGGAGGAGGGGCTGCCGCTGGCGCTGCTGGACCGGATCCTGGGCTCGATGGAACGGGCGGCCCGCGCCGCCGGCGTGATCGTCGTGACCGGCGACACCAAGGTCGTCGACCGCGGC